The genomic interval GCTCAGCAGCTCGATGGTCAGGTTGATGTTCTTTTCTTTGGCACGCGCCGTCTGCACGCCGGTTGCATCCAAGAGTGCTTGATGGACCGCCGTGGGAATACTTTCCACTTGCATCTTGCCCGCTTCGATCTTGGACAGATCCAAGATGTCATTGATCAAGGACAGCAGATGTGCGCCGCTGCGGTGGATCATGTTCAAGTGATCGACGGCTTCCTCGCTGCTGGTCACCATCCCACGACGCAACACGTCGGTGAATCCGAGAACGGCGTTGAGCGGCGTTCTGATTTCGTGGCTCATGTTGGCCAGGAAACTGCTTTTTGCTTCGCTGGCATCTTTTGCGGCACCCAGGGCAACGGCGAGTTTTGCCTTGTTTTCTTCGATCTCTGTGATGTCGTCCAAAGTCGTCATCACGCCGCGTCCCGGATAGGTGGTGCAGTTCACGGTGAAAGTGAGCGTTCTTGTTTCTCCGTCTTGAGATTGGTGATTCATTTGAATCACACGGTCTCGCACACTTTCGCCGCTACGGTTGGCTTCCACCCACGGCAGTTCTTGTTCGCCATCGGTGACGACCCAGGGCAAATCGTTGATGGATTTGCCGACGAGTTGCTGCGTGGTTTGTCCGGCGGAATCACAAACCTTTCGATTGGCGAACAGGATTCGATTCCGGTTGTCGATCAGGACCAAACCTTCGACAAAGGTATTGAGAACGTCTCGGACCGTTTTGGGGACCGCGCCGTTGGCGTCCATCGCATCGAGCGTCTTTCTGAGAAAGATCGAAAACTGGATGAAACACATGGGCACGATGATCGCCACGAGTGAATAGATTCCGTAGCGGTGCCATCCCAGGCTCTCGCCGACGGAGGCGAAAGCGACCTCCAGGTGCCCCCACGTTGTGCCGTTTCGGTACACGGGGACGCGCATCTGCAATTCGCCGTTGGGCAGCGTTTCATCCCAGCATTGGCTGTGATCTCCGGCGTCAACCAACAGTTCGCCGTCAATGGTTCGAAATCCGGTGGAGCGTATTTGGGCATCCCGCTTGGTGATACCTGCCATGGTGATGCGAAGTCCGTCGAGGTCACCGGTGGACACCATCGCCGTCCCGCTGATGGCCAGGGTTTCGCAGAGCTGGGCGCGTCCCTTGAGGACTTGGCGTTTCTCGCTGGGCCAAAGACCGAACGCATCGGCAAGCAGAATGGTCCCGGCCATCATGCCGACCAACCCCAGTGCGATGCGGAATCGAATTGGAATGCGACGGTAGAGATTCATCGTTTAACTAGCGTGATATCCCATTATGCGAGAGCCTCACCGGTCGTTGTCTCCTGATCATCCAGTGCCTGTTGTTCCTTGTCCATGATTTCCTCCAGTGAGTCCTGATCGTCACTGTGCACTCCTTGCATGATGAGCATCGGATCAAGTGATTTCCAAAGCGGTAGTTGTGTCAGTAGTCCTGAAAGCAGGAAACCGCCTCGCAATGCCCAAGCGACGATGCCGACGGTGAAACCACCTGTGGCAACTCCGACCGATCCCACCATCACCTTTTCGCTGGCCAATAGCAAATCAATCTCTCTCTGTTGTTGATCCAGTTGTTTCCAAATCTCTCCTGTGTCACTCAATGCCGCATACTGCTCGGTCAATCCCGCCGCGTCGAGAACGAAAACCGAGCTTCGAGAATCACTGTCCGTCGAGATCCTTGCTGCTGTGTTTGTCGTACTGGAAACCGGAGCAGACAGTGCACGTCGCGTCAGGGAGGCATCGATTTCGAAATCTAAAACGAACACGCCGTCTTCGCTGTCGGACTCATCGGCTGCCAAGACGACTTCGACACCTGGAGATTCAACAATCACTAACCCGGTTTCCGGTGATTCGGTTGTCGGGATGACAACCAACACTGGTGCTTCCTCGATCACTTCATCGGCGGCATCGGCTTCTCTCAATGAGTCGCCCTCGCCCGGATCGATAGGCTCGGTCGGTGCTGCGGCGATCGCATTGACTGGTGGGGCGATGACGATTGTGACCGTTGCAACATTACTGCTGAGGGCACCGTCAGAGGCTTGCCATTGAAACGTGACGTTTCCAAAAAAGTTGTCTTGCGGCGTGAAGGTAAACGAACCATCCGGACTGAGCTGCAAACTCCCCGTCTCGGGAGCCGTTACCAGTGCGGCGATCAAGTTGGTTGAATCGACATCCGAGCTGGCATTCTGAAACAGCGAGGGTCCGACGACAATCCTGTCTGTGAAGGGCACCGTACGACGGCTGTCTCTGAGCTGAGGCGCGTCATTGACATTGGAAACGGTGATGTCGAATGTCGTCGATGCGAACTGGGGAGGACCGTCGCTGGCGAGGACTTCAATGCTGACGGTCCCCACCGCCGCATTGCCAGGGGTTCCACTAAAGGTTTGCGTGGCAGCATTGAATGTGAGCCAACCAGGCAACCCGCCTCCACCGACGGTGCGTGCGTAGTAGGTGATGGGATCACCATCGGGATCGACGAAGGTTCCAGCCGGTAGAGTGAAGCCAAACGGTTGGTCTTCCACCGCAAACTGATCACTGGGTGCCGTTTGCAGTTGAACGGGTTGATTGGGGGCCGCGATGGTTGGAGTCGGAGCCGATGTCATCTGTTCCGTCGTTCCCTGTCCATCGAGATAGGTGATTTCAACGGTGATCTGCTGACCGCCATCCGCAGTGGTCAGCACGTAAGTTTGATTGGTCGCCCCGCCGATGATCGTACCGCCGCGATACCACTGAAAACTTGGCGGGGATAAACCGTCGACATCCTGGACGGCTGAGATCACCGCAGTCAACGTCTGTCCAATCTCGATGTTTCCAGAGATAGTCACGTTCCCCGTGGGGACATCGTTCACACTGGCCACCGGCGGCGTTGATGCAGATGTGAGCGTTTCGGTGAATCCCTGACCGTCCACAAAGCTGACCGTCACCGCGATCACTTGTGCCACGTCAGGGTCATCAAGCAAATAAGTCGGGGACGTTGACACGACGGTTCCGCCACGCGTCCATTGAAATCCGAAAGTGCCCAGTCCATCAGCATCAGTGACTCCAGACGTATCGACCGAAAGAGTCTGATCCTCCGTCGCGGTACCAATGATTAGCGGAGCACCGGTCGCAGCGTCATTCCCAGCCGTCACATTGCCCGTCGCAGCCGATGTCAGCGATTCGTTGAATCCCTGTCCGTCGGTGAAGTTCAACTCGACACTGATCGGCTGTCCCACATCGTCATCACTCAGCGTGTAGGTCGAAGCGGTTGAAACCACTGTCGCGCCGCGTCTCCACTGATAGGTGAATGCGCCCAATCCGTCCGCGTCGGAGATACCAGACGTATCGACCGAAAGGGTTTGGTTCTCTGCCGCTGAGCCGACAATCACGGGAGCCCCGGTGGCTGGATCATTCACGGCGGTGACGTTACCCGTCGCGGCCGACGTCAGCGATTCGCTGAACCCTTGCCCGTCCACGTAGTTCACCACGGCTTGGATGGACTGCCCGACGTCGATGTCGCTCAGAGTGTAAGTCGATGCGGTGGAGACGACCGTTGTGCCACGCTTCCACAGAAAACTAAAGGTCCCCAATCCGTCCGCGTCAGCGATCGCAGATGTGTTCAGCGAAAGCGTTTCGTTCTCGGCAATCGTGCCGACGATTACCGGTGCACCGGTTGGAGCATCGTTGGTTTTGGAGACCGAAACACTGCGAGACAGAACGTTGCTCGTGTCGGTACCGTCAAAGACAGTCACATTCAACGTTCGCGAAGTCAGATCAGGCGTGTCACTGGTGTTTTGAAAGGTGACGTTTCGTAGGGCCGCTTGGTATGCCGCCACGGTGGCATTGCCGGATAGGGTCAAGATGCCGGAAACCGCATCCCATGACTTTGTGATCTGAGCGGTGTTCGTGAAATCCAAAATGTCTTGACCGGCCACAAAACCGACTAGGCTGATGCTTGCGGATTGCAGATTGGCATCGTCGGAATCGGAAACAGAAAGTGTGGATGAGATCGAAACGGGAATACTGTCTTCCGCAAAACTCAACGTCGTCGACTCGATGCCCGAGAGCACGGGCGGTACATTGGCATTGGCATTGGCAATGGAGACGTTGGCTGCAAATTCGGACGTGTTGCCGTTTTGGTCGGTGACGGTGACGGTGACCGAATCGCCTGACGTGATTCCGGTGCCAGCCAATGTGTGAGAGAAATTCCCCACGCCACCAGGCGTCGTTGTCGTGCTGGTGGATCCGAGCCATCGAGACGCTTCGCCGTGACCCGAGAGATCGTTGGTCGAGAGATAAAAGTCGACCACAAAGGTGCTGCTGCCGGTGCTTTTGAACTGCGCACTGATATCGAGATCGCCGGACGTATTGATTGCTGCTGATTGAATCTCCGGATAGTTCTGCAATGTATTCGCGCCAGTGTCACTGTCACTGCTGCCATTGTCATTATTCGTGATCCCGTCATCACCCAGGTCGATTCCAAGATCGCCATTGTCCCGGATCACGTTGAATCGAATCGTGTTGTTGATTCCGGTGCCTGCAATCGTGACCCCGTCGGCTTGATTGTTGGCAATCAAGTTCGCATCAGCGAGGCTGCCACCGATCGTCGTCCCATTTCCCAGGACATAAATCCCCGATCCTCCGTTGGCTTGATCACCCGAATCCGCTCCGGTGAGGGCGTCCAGTCCACCAATCCAGTTGCCCTGAATCGTGTGATTCGCTGAACTGGACGCCGCGATGGTGATCCCATTGAGTCCAAAGTCACGGATGACCAAGCCTCGAATCGTGCTGCCGCTGGAGCCATCGGCGAGGACGAGTCCGCTGGCAGCGATGTCGTTGCCCCTGAGCACGATGATGGGGCGGTCAACAAAGCTCGGATCGGTGGTGCCGTCGATCATCACCGCACCAGTGATTTCTGGTAGTGCCGCGTTGAGACTGATGATGTGCTGAGGACCACCAGCGATGTCAAAAACGATTCGGTCCACGCCGTCTTCATTGGCGGTGTTGTTCGCAGCGATGATGGCTTCGCGTAGCGAAATCTTTCCATCGGTTCCCTTGTTGGATTCCAACCAGGAAATATCAAAGTCGCTGCGTCCGGTGTCGTTCAGATCGCTGGTCGTATCGACCGTGATGAGTCCTTGAGATCGATCCGTCACGGTGATGGTGAATGTTTCATCGAATTGACCGCCGCTGGCATCGGTGACGCGTACAATCACTTCGTAGGAACTCTTGGACTCAAAATCCAGTACACCAGTCGTCAGAGTCAACTGGTTTCCGTCTGGGCCACCGATTGAAAAGACGGCGGCATCGCCTCCACCAGCGATTTGATAGTTCGCCGTGTCCAATGCATCAGCATCGGTGGAGGATAGTGTTCCCACCGACAGGCCGCCGGAGGAATCGATTCCTTCACTGACCACAGTATTGCTTAATGAGATCGCAGTCGGTGCCGAGTTGTTGATGGTCACAGCGACGCCTGCAGAGAACTCTGAGGTGCTGCCATCGGGATGGGTGGCAGTGGCCACTACGAATTGTCCAGCGGCTACAGAAGCATCGGTCAAAGTCGCATTGAATGCCTCGTAGCCGAGAAGATCAGGGTTCACGACGATGAACCCCAAGTATGTTTTTCCCTGCCTGTTGTCGGAATCGCTCAAGTAGAAATCGATGATGACACCCGGATCCAATTCACCGAAGAACTCTCCCGCCACACTGAGTGTCCCATTGTTGACGGTTGCCGACGTGAGGACAGGAAAGTTCTCTAGTCGGTTGACTCCGTCGTCTGTGTCATGGAGGACACCGTAGTCGTTGTCCGTCACGCCATCAGCACCGAGATCGATTCCGATGCCGCCGTTGTTGTACATCGAGTTTCCGACGATTTCGGCCGCATACAGATCGCCAGACGAAGCGGAGAATCGAATGGCTTCGTTTTGACTGAACGCGATCGTATTTGCTTCGCCGGCGCCGATGCCGCCGATCGTGATGTTGCCCCGTAGAAGCATCACCCCACGTGTGTTGCCTAGATCCACCGTTCCTGACTCGTCGGTGCCGATCCAGTTGCCCTGAACCACCGTTCCGTTCAAAGCGTCTGCCGCATAGCGAATGCCAGTACTGAAACCGCCGATCACATTGCCCGCTCCGGGGGCGGTTCCACCGATGAGCAAGTTTTCCACGTCTTTCCCGACATGGATGCCGGTGATCGAACCTCGTGCGATACTCTGACCTGTCAGGTCGGGGCCGATCCAGTTCCCTTGAATCACTGTGTTATTGGATGTGTCATCGACAACGATCCCGGCGATCGAGTTGCCACTGACGACATTTCGATCGGCGATGTCGGTGCCACCGATTCTCACGTTGTCCGATTTGACGACGTAGATACCGGTTGTGTTCCCACCTGCGTGAACACCGGAAACGTCAATGCCGAGCACGTTGCCTACGATCGTGCTGCGGTCTGAGATGTCCAGTTTGATTGCGTTCAGATCGGCGCCCACCATGGAGAAACCGCGAACGATGCTGTCGCTACCTTTGAGAACCAACAGATCGGTCAAGAATGCGTCGGATACATCGAGCACTATGACGGGGGAGCCAATCGCGTATCCGACCTGTGTCGATGCGTCCAGGATGATTTCGCGAGTGACTGTCAAGGTACTGCCGAGTTCGATGCGATGAAATCCAGATCCTGCGATGTCAAAGTGGACCTCCTGGATCTGGCCAACGTCATGGGCGTTGATCGCCTGGATTGCTTCGCGAAGCGAGACACCACCGTCAGAGCCTTGATTGCTCTTGAGAGCTGCAATCGAGCTGACGTCTCCATCGACCACATCGCTGATGTTGGTCACGACGATGATATGACTGGTGTCACGTTCCAGTTCAAACGCTCCGATGTCTGCTTCGTCGATCGTGTCACCGTCACCATCGCGTGCTCGAGTTTCACCACGGGCATCGACGGTCTCGGAGGAAGTCACCGCTGCGTCAATTGCAAAGCTACGAGCGTTCAACGCATGGGTCTGAACAAATCCACCGTTGTCCGCAAGCGTTTCCAGAAGTGCAGAGTGACCGAGAATGTCGCTGGCTTGAAAACCTGTGACCCCCGCCGTGTCGGCGATCAGGTTGAAACCCAAGGAGTTGTACGTGCTGCCATACACGTCGTTGGATTGAGAAGCGGAGTTGTCAGAAACGATGGTCGACGTCAGCGTGACGCTTGCTCCCTGAACCGAGATACCGCCACCAATCGCCGCTTGATTGAAGGCCAGCGTCGTGTGAGTCAAGGACGCGTTGGCTCGGCTGTGAATGCCGCCACCGGAGCCCTGGGCGGTGTTGCCGCTGATGGTGACGTTGGTGAGGTCCAGGCTTGTGGCCAGTGATCCGTTGGCAATGGCACCGCCATTTGCTTGTGACGCGTTGTCACTGAGTGTGACCGACTGTAGCGTAGCAATGCCTTGGTTTTGAATCGCACCCCCATCGTCGACGGCAGTGTTTTGAGACAAAGTCACGTTTGTCAGTGCCAGTGTTCCGGCATTCGAAATCGCGCCGCCGACACCAGCGGCGTGGTTACCATCGATCACGACTTGGTCGGCAACCACACCTCCCGCCGCAGCAACTCGTACCGCCCCGCCATCGGACGACGCATTGCCGCTGATTAGTTTCAGGTTTTCAATCTCCAATGTGCCCGAGTGCACATCAAAGATTCGATCGATTCCCTGACCAGAGATCGCTGTGTCCAGAGTACCGGTCCCGGCGATGGTCAAGTCGTGAGAGATGTCAAAGTCGCCTGCGAAATCACCTTCACCCCCGATCGCCAATCCATGGGTGCCAGCGCCAAGTTCGATCCTGTCGC from Stieleria varia carries:
- a CDS encoding DUF4347 domain-containing protein, whose product is MTRTPAPWMQRCVTSLDRLFWAIGPWNPRSLSDVQNAPRLDALEPRVLFSATPIDPALMDSAESDCGAMVAEIDSTIASQTDSLLSDAQTSQHLREIVIIDASVPHLQQLLDDFAGSDRDLEVFVLDSRQDGVQQISDILDGRNSIDSLHVISHGESGQVKLGNVWLGESNLSGYAGEIASWNAALSSGADLLFYGCDLAGNDSGRTFLDSIAALTDADVNASTNDTGHDSYGADWLLEYATGNVATTVVVSQSLQDDLLIKLNTITVTTTADVVDAGDGLLSLREAILQSSSGDRIELGAGTHGLAIGGEGDFAGDFDISHDLTIAGTGTLDTAISGQGIDRIFDVHSGTLEIENLKLISGNASSDGGAVRVAAAGGVVADQVVIDGNHAAGVGGAISNAGTLALTNVTLSQNTAVDDGGAIQNQGIATLQSVTLSDNASQANGGAIANGSLATSLDLTNVTISGNTAQGSGGGIHSRANASLTHTTLAFNQAAIGGGISVQGASVTLTSTIVSDNSASQSNDVYGSTYNSLGFNLIADTAGVTGFQASDILGHSALLETLADNGGFVQTHALNARSFAIDAAVTSSETVDARGETRARDGDGDTIDEADIGAFELERDTSHIIVVTNISDVVDGDVSSIAALKSNQGSDGGVSLREAIQAINAHDVGQIQEVHFDIAGSGFHRIELGSTLTVTREIILDASTQVGYAIGSPVIVLDVSDAFLTDLLVLKGSDSIVRGFSMVGADLNAIKLDISDRSTIVGNVLGIDVSGVHAGGNTTGIYVVKSDNVRIGGTDIADRNVVSGNSIAGIVVDDTSNNTVIQGNWIGPDLTGQSIARGSITGIHVGKDVENLLIGGTAPGAGNVIGGFSTGIRYAADALNGTVVQGNWIGTDESGTVDLGNTRGVMLLRGNITIGGIGAGEANTIAFSQNEAIRFSASSGDLYAAEIVGNSMYNNGGIGIDLGADGVTDNDYGVLHDTDDGVNRLENFPVLTSATVNNGTLSVAGEFFGELDPGVIIDFYLSDSDNRQGKTYLGFIVVNPDLLGYEAFNATLTDASVAAGQFVVATATHPDGSTSEFSAGVAVTINNSAPTAISLSNTVVSEGIDSSGGLSVGTLSSTDADALDTANYQIAGGGDAAVFSIGGPDGNQLTLTTGVLDFESKSSYEVIVRVTDASGGQFDETFTITVTDRSQGLITVDTTSDLNDTGRSDFDISWLESNKGTDGKISLREAIIAANNTANEDGVDRIVFDIAGGPQHIISLNAALPEITGAVMIDGTTDPSFVDRPIIVLRGNDIAASGLVLADGSSGSTIRGLVIRDFGLNGITIAASSSANHTIQGNWIGGLDALTGADSGDQANGGSGIYVLGNGTTIGGSLADANLIANNQADGVTIAGTGINNTIRFNVIRDNGDLGIDLGDDGITNNDNGSSDSDTGANTLQNYPEIQSAAINTSGDLDISAQFKSTGSSTFVVDFYLSTNDLSGHGEASRWLGSTSTTTTPGGVGNFSHTLAGTGITSGDSVTVTVTDQNGNTSEFAANVSIANANANVPPVLSGIESTTLSFAEDSIPVSISSTLSVSDSDDANLQSASISLVGFVAGQDILDFTNTAQITKSWDAVSGILTLSGNATVAAYQAALRNVTFQNTSDTPDLTSRTLNVTVFDGTDTSNVLSRSVSVSKTNDAPTGAPVIVGTIAENETLSLNTSAIADADGLGTFSFLWKRGTTVVSTASTYTLSDIDVGQSIQAVVNYVDGQGFSESLTSAATGNVTAVNDPATGAPVIVGSAAENQTLSVDTSGISDADGLGAFTYQWRRGATVVSTASTYTLSDDDVGQPISVELNFTDGQGFNESLTSAATGNVTAGNDAATGAPLIIGTATEDQTLSVDTSGVTDADGLGTFGFQWTRGGTVVSTSPTYLLDDPDVAQVIAVTVSFVDGQGFTETLTSASTPPVASVNDVPTGNVTISGNIEIGQTLTAVISAVQDVDGLSPPSFQWYRGGTIIGGATNQTYVLTTADGGQQITVEITYLDGQGTTEQMTSAPTPTIAAPNQPVQLQTAPSDQFAVEDQPFGFTLPAGTFVDPDGDPITYYARTVGGGGLPGWLTFNAATQTFSGTPGNAAVGTVSIEVLASDGPPQFASTTFDITVSNVNDAPQLRDSRRTVPFTDRIVVGPSLFQNASSDVDSTNLIAALVTAPETGSLQLSPDGSFTFTPQDNFFGNVTFQWQASDGALSSNVATVTIVIAPPVNAIAAAPTEPIDPGEGDSLREADAADEVIEEAPVLVVIPTTESPETGLVIVESPGVEVVLAADESDSEDGVFVLDFEIDASLTRRALSAPVSSTTNTAARISTDSDSRSSVFVLDAAGLTEQYAALSDTGEIWKQLDQQQREIDLLLASEKVMVGSVGVATGGFTVGIVAWALRGGFLLSGLLTQLPLWKSLDPMLIMQGVHSDDQDSLEEIMDKEQQALDDQETTTGEALA